The Pseudomonas sp. Marseille-Q3773 DNA window ACTGGCCAGGGCGGCGAGCGCATAACGGCGGATGGACATGGTGAAGCTCCCGATTGGCATTTTTCTAGTTTTGAAGGGGTGGCGCGTCAGCCGGTCTTGTTGCCGGGCTGTTGCAGGCGGAATTTCTCCTTGCGCTCGATCTGTACGACCTGAGCGTTGTGCACAGTGATCTCCACCGCA harbors:
- the oscA gene encoding sulfur starvation response protein OscA; translation: MSASLRSIDGQDEATILREIQSALRDLRFGAVEITVHNAQVVQIERKEKFRLQQPGNKTG